The Aspergillus oryzae RIB40 DNA, chromosome 5 genome segment GTCCTCCTTAGACAAGCGGTTGTTTACATCCGTCACTAGGTACAATGCTAAATGTATTTGTGACGGCTTGGATATCTATCCGACACTCGTCGGCCTCGCAGGACGCACAGGCGCCGTCATCTGCGTCCGGTGTCTATTCCACCGCTACGTTCTTGGGCCCACTGTTTGGCGGTATTAGCAACTGGCTGTTCCTGACACTCTttatcttctccttctccaacgTCAGCGGCAGTCATCTCAACCCAACCATTACCATGGCCACATTCTTTGCTCGGTTGATCTCACTACCTCGCTTAGTCATCTATCTTGCCAGTCAGACGCTTGGAGGCGCACTCGCTGGATTCATGCTTCGAGCTGCGTATGGATCCAGAGACTACACGGTCGGTGGCTGCTATATGAACCCCCAGTTAGTCCCGGTGAACGAAGGGTTTCTTCTCGAGTTTGTCTTCACATTGCTACTAATCTTCCTATCCTTTGGAGTGGGTCTGGATCCAAGGCAGGGCCGGATCTATGGCGCGGCGTTGTCTCCATTTCTGGTCGGTTTGGCCCTGGGCCTGGTAAGTTGGGGTTCCGCGTTTTCCCGCGCTGGATATGCGGGAGCCTGTAAGTAAAGACACGGTCATGACAAAGTATGACATGTGCTGACGATTGGATCCATTTGCTTTGGAACAGCATTGAACCCTGCTCGGTGCTTCGGTGTGTATGTGGCTACCTCATTTCCGGGATACCATTGGATACACTGGGTAAGTCTCATGcaccttggtcttcttctgcaggttGACAGTGCCTATGACTAGGTTGCTCCAGCAATCGCCTCAGTAGGCCATGGCATAGCCTACTTCATTGTCCCGCCTTGGGGGCGCTCAATGTAACCGATGCGGACATGGAATTAATTAGTCAATCGATCGATCGATCAAGATTCTAGTAACCCGTTAGATCCCGACTACGGAATGTCTATCCATGCAGGTCGCTTCCCAGTGAAGCAGAATCCTATTCCAGAACACCTGCTTTATATACCAACTCAACAGCGGAGTAGACTGTATTTGGATAGAAGACTATCTTATTATAGTCTACTGCAGCCCTGAGTAATGTTTTAGTCCAATCCAGTATTTTATTGCAGAGCTCAGTGTACAGCAGACACTGCGATTTGATAAAAATACTTTATTCCTAACCCAGAAGGGGTATTGACATGGAgcttgatatcctcgaagTAAGGCTACCCGCCTATAGTAAATTGATAGGGTTGCCTTCCCGGTAATATAGATTACTGGAATTTTTCTCGAGAAGCCACGGATTCGCTCAATGCTTGAGGAAGTGTAAGCACCTCTTTCAGAACTGCTAGATGACATATTGTACACAGTCCGAGATCCGAATCCATGAGAGCTTTACCATGatcaccaccacctctcCCTTTCATAAAACTGCCGCTTAGTCGCCCCGGAAGGCAAAGGCGGCATTCTAAAAGGCGGAGATCACATTCTAGAAGGCCTAGATGCAAACCGGACTGAATGAAATAGCCGCGGATGATAGGATGCAAGATTGGCATGGTTTGGATACAAGAACAACTCACCGGATCTGCATCTCCATGTTGTCCTGACAGGTTAGCCAGTACGCGACTGTTTTTCGCAGTAGGAAGCTCTTCGGCAATGattcagcttcaagaacTGCTGGCGGTCATGAGACGGAACAAcaatctcttctattttccaAAGCCTAAGTCCATCGGCAACTTAATGTATGCTTCTAACCAATCAGACCATGGGGTCGATTGCTCATATCCAATTTAGAATTTATCTAGTGGACCATATTaaattttatataaaatatagaaaGGCTAACGGGTGGAATAGGAATAGGACTTACACAGATTCCCAGGCCATATTAAATTTAACTGCGAAACGTTTTCCCTTGTTAAAACGAGACAGTCCGGgttataaataaaaatgtAATGTCATTCAACAGAGGTTGTATTGGGGCTGGAACTGGCATATGATTGCTGTGGCTTATGGTCGTTCGATACTTTTGCTGATCCCCTCTGGAAGTATATTCAACATTTCGAACACTGGGTACGTCAATGAGTAATTCCAGCCCTTCTCCTATCCTTTACTTCTTTCTACTTCCCTAGCCTTCTGTACCGCGCTAGGCGGTTCTGTATCACGGGTGGAACACGAAGCATAGCCATTCGAGGGGCCTGTGATCTACTTTCATGGCAATACGACCTGGAGAGGTAAATCCAATGTGGGCATGCACCCTCCGAGCGGGTCGGACACATGTAGTAGACGGGCATGTATATCACAGACCGTCAGAGGTATATTTTATGGGAATTGTATTTGGCTTTTGCGGAGCAGTAACACCGTTTATGACTGTGGAACGACGAGATGGAGCCTTTCCGTTGGCTGAAAAGCTTGGCTATAATAAGTACGCCAACTAAGTGCATCGATGTCGTACTGCCGATGACTTGCAGATGAGAATGCTTACTACGAAAGTCGCGATAAGCACGTCAGTAGGTCACTCTGAGTTAGGCCTTAAAGAAGATGGATTGACGAATCGCTTGTTACTAAGAGAACACATTTATATAAGCTTTACAGTAACCCCATGTACAAACACGACAATTTAAAATCACATGGCTCTACTCTGCCGAGCCATCACAGGGTCTGAGAATATTAAGTTTTGGGAATCGAATCTCTTGATGACCTCCGAATCTCTTATCTCTAATTGTAGTGGGGTAGATGGGCGTGATTTCAAGAGGCTCCGAAATCTTGGTTGTATTATTCTAGTACACTGGCGTAGAAAATAGCCTCGCTTCTTATCTAATAAGTTAAGAAAATTATTAAAGTGGTTTTCTGGGAGCCTTTGAACGCTGTCTATAATGTTAGCCTATAAATATAACCTCTTATGTGTTTGAGATATACATTTTATCATATATTTAGAACTCGCCTCCCTAAGGGATGAAACAAATAATATCGAGGCCATATATCTATTAGTCATTCTACCCCAATTTCTAGCCGAGCATAGTTTGTTTGAAGGTCGCACGTCACTTTCTAAAATGGtaggcttcctcttccagatctGGGTATATTTCTGCAACAATGGTTTTTAGTGGTTCACTGTTTGTAAATACGTAAGGATTATGCTTCTGTAATTcgttccttctctttgtATAAAAGCAATTAAAAAGCCACAAAGTAAAATCTGATCCCAAACCGGGACATTAATATgagcttttccttttgttaAGAAATTGTAGGGCCGTGTGGATTGTATAAGGCTTTATAAAAGGGAGGAGCTTGTTATTTCTATGTATAATACTGAATATTTTTTAAAGTTGAGCTATAGTATATGGACTGGCGATGGTAAAGAAGAGACAAGTAGTTATAGATCTATTTTTAGCACACGTAGGGGTATATTTTTTAAAgatatttctatattataGAGACTGTATAGCTAGATTTTATaatctattattaaatttCCGTAATGGCCATGAGCGGGGCATCTATGCCTCGATTGCTTCTTGCTCATGTGCTCGATCTTCTACTACAGCTTATAGCTCTTACCCACTAGTAGACAATACACTGGCTAGCGTAAAATATAATCTAGCTGTTCTAAACAATATACTACCATCTGATCTTGCGTCCAAAAAATATCTAGTGATTTAGATTCTTCGGTAGCAACAGCTTTGTATATCATACTTTTTGACCGAAGAATATAATTTGAAATTATATTACGGCACTCGGGGTCGCTATATATCTCATATAACTCTCtcttaattattttttcATAGATCTCCAGCTTCTAAATGTAGTAAGTGTAAGCACAGCATTATTGATAAGAAAGATATCCTGACTGTAATaaattctatatatattaagtCTATTGTCAATAACTGATCATTAGAAATCTCTTCCCTGCGGCGTTAACGGATTGTAGAGGGATACCAACAATCAGACATAGTAGCAGATgacaaagccaagaagctgaTTATAAGTGGACTGTCTACAGACAGTATATCTAGATACAACTGCATATCATGGGGCGTTACATTAGTTAAAGTCCTATATTACATTACTATATAAATACAAGAACCAATAAGAATCAATTAATCCAAATTATAGATTAAAACTGCGCAAATTTGGGACatataaatattaaaaaatataagatTCTCcaaataaaagaagagaagatcataGACTTTATAT includes the following:
- a CDS encoding uncharacterized protein (predicted protein), which produces MLNVFVTAWISIRHSSASQDAQAPSSASGVYSTATFLGPLFGGISNWLFLTLFIFSFSNVSGSHLNPTITMATFFARLISLPRLVIYLASQTLGGALAGFMLRAAYGSRDYTVGGCYMNPQLVPVNEGFLLEFVFTLLLIFLSFGVGLDPRQGRIYGAALSPFLVGLALGLVSWGSAFSRAGYAGACK